One Streptomyces sp. NBC_00554 DNA segment encodes these proteins:
- the gyrB gene encoding DNA topoisomerase (ATP-hydrolyzing) subunit B, with product MADSGNPNENIPSTDAGVNAEAITSHGEVTASYDASAITVLEGLDAVRKRPGMYIGSTGERGLHHLVQEVVDNSVDEALAGHADTIDVTILADGGVRVIDNGRGIPVGIVPSEGKPAVEVVLTVLHAGGKFGGGGYAVSGGLHGVGVSVVNALSTKVAVEVKTDGYRWTQDYKTGVPTAPLAKHEATDETGTSVTFWADGDIFETTEYSFETLSRRFQEMAFLNKGLTIKLTDERDSAKATAGADEAGADEKDEVKTVTYHYAGGIVDFVKYLNSRKGDVVHDTVIDIEAEDKERLLSLEVAMQWNSGYSEGVYSFANTIHTHEGGTHEEGFRAALTGLINRYARDKKLLREKDDNLTGDDIREGLTAIISVKLGEPQFEGQTKTKLGNTEAKTFVQKVVHERLTDWLDRNPNEASDIIRKSIQAATARVAARKARDLTRRKGLLESASLPGKLSDCQSNDPTKCEIFIVEGDSAGGSAKSGRNPQYQAILPIRGKILNVEKSRIDKILQNQEIQALISAFGTGVHEDFDIEKLRYHKIILMADADVDGQHINTLLLTFLFRFMRPLVEAGHVFLSRPPLYKIKWGRDDFEYAYSDRERDALIELGKQAGKRIREDSVQRFKGLGEMNAEELRITTMDQEHRVLGQVTLDDAAQADDLFSVLMGEDVEARRAFIQRNAKDVRFLDI from the coding sequence GTGGCCGATTCCGGCAACCCCAACGAGAACATCCCGTCCACCGACGCCGGCGTCAACGCCGAGGCCATTACCTCGCACGGCGAGGTCACAGCCTCGTACGACGCCAGCGCCATCACCGTCCTCGAGGGTCTGGACGCGGTCCGCAAGCGACCCGGTATGTACATCGGCTCGACAGGCGAGCGCGGACTGCACCACCTCGTGCAGGAGGTCGTCGACAACTCCGTCGACGAGGCGCTGGCCGGCCACGCGGACACCATCGACGTCACGATCCTGGCCGACGGCGGCGTGCGCGTGATCGACAACGGTCGTGGCATCCCGGTGGGCATCGTCCCCTCCGAGGGCAAGCCGGCCGTCGAGGTCGTGCTCACGGTGCTGCACGCGGGCGGCAAGTTCGGCGGTGGCGGTTACGCCGTGTCCGGCGGTCTGCACGGCGTGGGTGTGTCCGTCGTCAACGCCCTGTCGACGAAGGTCGCCGTCGAGGTCAAGACCGACGGGTACCGCTGGACGCAGGACTACAAGACGGGCGTCCCGACCGCCCCGCTGGCCAAGCACGAGGCCACGGACGAGACCGGCACCTCCGTCACCTTCTGGGCCGACGGCGACATCTTCGAGACCACCGAGTACTCCTTCGAGACGCTCTCGCGGCGCTTCCAGGAGATGGCGTTCCTCAACAAGGGCCTGACCATCAAGCTCACCGACGAGCGCGACTCGGCCAAGGCGACCGCCGGGGCGGACGAGGCGGGCGCCGATGAGAAGGACGAAGTCAAGACCGTCACGTACCACTACGCGGGCGGCATCGTCGACTTCGTGAAGTACCTGAACTCCCGCAAGGGAGACGTCGTCCACGACACCGTGATCGACATCGAGGCCGAGGACAAGGAGCGCCTGCTCTCCCTCGAGGTCGCGATGCAGTGGAACAGTGGCTACAGCGAGGGTGTGTACTCCTTCGCCAACACCATCCACACGCACGAGGGCGGCACCCACGAAGAGGGCTTCCGGGCCGCTCTGACGGGTCTGATCAACCGGTACGCGCGCGACAAGAAGCTGCTGCGCGAGAAGGACGACAACCTCACGGGTGACGACATCCGCGAGGGTCTGACCGCGATCATCTCGGTCAAGCTCGGCGAGCCGCAGTTCGAGGGCCAGACCAAGACCAAGCTGGGCAACACGGAGGCGAAGACCTTCGTGCAGAAGGTCGTGCACGAGCGCCTGACGGACTGGCTGGACCGCAACCCGAACGAGGCTTCGGACATCATCCGCAAGTCCATCCAGGCGGCCACCGCGCGCGTGGCGGCCCGCAAGGCGCGTGACCTCACCCGCCGCAAGGGCCTGCTGGAGTCGGCGTCCCTGCCGGGCAAGCTCTCGGACTGCCAGTCGAACGACCCCACCAAGTGCGAGATCTTCATCGTCGAGGGTGACTCCGCCGGCGGCTCGGCCAAGTCCGGGCGCAACCCGCAGTACCAGGCGATCCTCCCGATCCGAGGAAAGATCCTCAACGTCGAGAAGTCGCGGATCGACAAGATCCTGCAGAACCAGGAGATCCAGGCGCTGATCTCGGCCTTCGGCACCGGAGTCCACGAGGACTTCGACATCGAGAAGCTCCGCTATCACAAGATCATCCTGATGGCGGACGCCGACGTCGACGGCCAGCACATCAACACCCTGCTGCTGACGTTCCTGTTCCGCTTCATGCGGCCGCTGGTCGAGGCCGGGCACGTGTTCCTGTCGCGTCCCCCGCTGTACAAGATCAAGTGGGGTCGCGACGACTTCGAGTACGCGTATTCCGACCGTGAGCGCGACGCGCTGATCGAGCTGGGCAAGCAGGCCGGCAAGCGCATCCGCGAGGACTCGGTCCAGCGGTTCAAGGGTCTCGGCGAGATGAACGCCGAGGAGCTGCGCATCACGACCATGGACCAGGAGCACCGCGTCCTCGGCCAGGTCACCCTCGACGACGCCGCCCAGGCCGACGACCTGTTCTCGGTCCTCATGGGCGAGGACGTCGAGGCGCGCCGCGCGTTCATCCAGCGCAACGCCAAGGACGTCCGCTTCCTCGACATCTGA
- a CDS encoding DciA family protein: MTENTPDPAASPKTPEPSGVDLARVALRAAKEQARARGDAAQQKKQARRGGGLRSGARADGRDPMALGAAINRLLTERGWETPAAVGGVMGRWPEIVGDAIATHCKPERYDEEARELTVRCDSTAWATEIRLRAPQLVARLNEDLGHGSVRLIKVQGPGGPPRRFGPLRAPGSKGPGDTYG; encoded by the coding sequence ATGACGGAGAACACACCCGACCCGGCAGCGAGCCCCAAGACCCCCGAACCGTCCGGCGTCGACCTCGCGCGCGTGGCCCTGCGCGCCGCGAAAGAGCAGGCACGCGCGCGTGGGGACGCGGCGCAGCAGAAGAAACAGGCGCGGCGCGGCGGTGGCCTGCGCTCCGGCGCGCGCGCCGACGGGCGCGACCCGATGGCGCTCGGTGCCGCCATCAACCGGCTGCTCACCGAGCGCGGCTGGGAGACGCCTGCCGCGGTGGGTGGCGTGATGGGCCGCTGGCCGGAGATCGTCGGCGACGCGATCGCCACGCACTGCAAGCCGGAGCGATATGACGAGGAAGCGCGAGAGCTGACCGTCCGTTGCGACTCAACGGCGTGGGCCACCGAAATCAGGCTGCGTGCCCCGCAGTTGGTCGCGCGACTGAACGAGGACCTGGGGCACGGCTCGGTGCGCCTGATCAAGGTTCAGGGTCCCGGTGGTCCCCCTCGCCGCTTCGGTCCCCTGCGCGCCCCCGGAAGCAAGGGTCCCGGCGACACCTACGGGTGA
- the recF gene encoding DNA replication/repair protein RecF: MHVTHLSLADFRSYARVEVPLDPGVTAFVGLNGQGKTNLVEAVGYLATLGSHRVSSDAPLVRMGADRAIIRANVRQGERQQLIELELNPGKANRARINRSSQVRPRDVLGIVRTVLFAPEDLALVKGDPGERRRFLDELITARSPRMAGVRSDYDRVLRQRNTLLKSAALARRHGGRTMDLSTLDVWDQHLARVGAELLAQRLDLVSAIQPLSDKAYEQLAPGGGPIALEYKPSSPEIVGHAREELYEQLMAALLESRKQEIERGVTLVGPHRDELLLKLGQLPAKGYASHGESWSYALALRLASYDLLRSEGNEPVLVLDDVFAELDTRRRERLAELVAPGEQVLVTAAVDDDVPGVLAGTRFAVSEGGVERV; this comes from the coding sequence ATGCACGTCACGCATCTGTCGCTGGCCGACTTCCGCTCCTACGCCCGGGTCGAGGTCCCGCTCGACCCGGGCGTCACCGCCTTCGTGGGCCTCAACGGCCAGGGGAAGACGAACCTCGTCGAGGCGGTCGGCTATCTCGCGACCCTCGGCAGCCACCGCGTCTCCTCCGATGCGCCGCTGGTGCGCATGGGCGCGGACCGGGCGATCATCCGGGCCAATGTGCGGCAGGGCGAGCGCCAGCAGCTCATCGAGCTGGAGCTGAACCCCGGCAAGGCCAACCGCGCCCGCATCAACAGGTCCTCGCAGGTCAGACCCCGTGACGTGCTCGGCATCGTCCGTACCGTCCTGTTCGCTCCCGAGGACCTCGCCCTGGTCAAGGGCGACCCCGGCGAGCGGCGCCGCTTCCTCGACGAGCTGATCACCGCCCGCTCCCCGCGGATGGCGGGCGTCCGCTCCGACTACGACCGGGTGCTCAGGCAGCGCAACACGCTCCTCAAGTCGGCCGCGCTGGCCCGGCGCCACGGTGGCCGCACCATGGACCTCTCCACGCTCGACGTCTGGGACCAGCACCTCGCGCGCGTGGGCGCCGAGCTGCTCGCCCAGCGGCTCGACCTGGTCTCCGCGATCCAGCCGCTGTCCGACAAGGCGTACGAGCAGCTGGCGCCCGGCGGTGGCCCGATCGCGCTGGAGTACAAGCCCTCGTCGCCCGAAATCGTCGGCCACGCGCGCGAGGAGCTGTACGAGCAGCTCATGGCCGCCCTCCTGGAGTCCCGCAAGCAGGAGATCGAGCGGGGCGTCACCCTGGTCGGCCCCCACCGGGACGAACTGCTGCTCAAGCTCGGCCAGCTGCCCGCGAAGGGATATGCGTCACACGGCGAGTCCTGGTCGTACGCGCTGGCGCTGCGCCTGGCCTCGTACGACCTGCTCAGGTCCGAGGGCAATGAGCCGGTTCTGGTGCTGGACGACGTGTTTGCCGAGCTGGACACCCGTAGGAGGGAACGGCTTGCGGAACTCGTCGCTCCCGGCGAGCAGGTGCTGGTGACCGCCGCGGTCGACGACGACGTACCGGGCGTACTGGCGGGGACGCGGTTCGCCGTGTCCGAGGGCGGGGTGGAACGCGTATGA
- the gnd gene encoding phosphogluconate dehydrogenase (NAD(+)-dependent, decarboxylating): protein MELGLVGLGKMGGNMRERIRRAGHTVLGYDRNPDLADVHSLEELVGKLKGPRVVWVMVPAGAATQSTIDELAVLLEPGDVVVDGGNSRWTDDEKHAVELGIKGIGFVDAGVSGGVWGLENGYALMVGGDAENIAKVQPVFDALKPEGDFGFVHAGKVGAGHFSKMVHNGIEYAMMQAYAEGWELLEKVGSVTDVREVFRSWQEGTVIRSWLLDLAVNALNEDEHLDKLRGYAEDSGEGRWTVEAAIDNSVPLPAITASLFARFASRQDDSPQMKMVAALRNQFGGHAVEKK from the coding sequence ATGGAGCTCGGTCTCGTCGGCCTCGGCAAGATGGGCGGCAACATGCGCGAGCGGATCCGCCGCGCAGGCCACACCGTCCTCGGATACGACCGCAACCCGGACCTCGCCGATGTCCACAGCCTGGAAGAGCTTGTGGGCAAACTCAAGGGCCCGCGTGTGGTGTGGGTGATGGTGCCGGCGGGTGCCGCGACCCAGTCCACCATCGATGAGCTGGCCGTGCTCCTGGAGCCCGGCGACGTCGTGGTGGACGGCGGGAACTCCCGCTGGACCGACGACGAGAAGCACGCCGTCGAACTCGGCATCAAGGGCATCGGCTTCGTCGACGCCGGCGTCTCCGGCGGCGTCTGGGGCCTGGAGAACGGCTACGCCCTGATGGTCGGCGGCGACGCCGAGAACATCGCCAAGGTCCAGCCGGTCTTCGACGCGCTCAAGCCCGAGGGCGACTTCGGCTTCGTCCACGCCGGCAAGGTCGGCGCGGGCCACTTCTCCAAGATGGTCCACAACGGCATCGAGTACGCCATGATGCAGGCCTACGCCGAGGGCTGGGAGCTCCTGGAGAAGGTCGGCTCGGTCACCGACGTACGCGAGGTCTTCCGCTCCTGGCAGGAAGGCACCGTGATCCGCTCCTGGCTCCTGGACCTCGCCGTCAACGCCCTCAACGAGGACGAGCACCTCGACAAGCTCCGCGGCTACGCCGAGGACTCCGGCGAGGGCCGCTGGACCGTCGAAGCGGCCATCGACAACTCCGTGCCACTGCCCGCGATCACCGCGTCGCTGTTCGCGCGGTTCGCCTCGCGGCAGGACGACTCGCCGCAGATGAAGATGGTCGCGGCCCTGCGCAACCAGTTCGGCGGCCACGCCGTCGAGAAGAAGTAA
- the dnaN gene encoding DNA polymerase III subunit beta → MKIRVERDVLAEAVAWAARSLPARPPAPVLAGLLLKAEEGALSLSSFDYEVSARVSVDAEVDEEGTVLVSGRLLADICRALPNRPVEISTDGSRATVVCGSSRFTLHTLPVEEYPALPQMPSATGTVPGEVFASAAAQVAIAAGRDDTLPVLTGVRIEIEGDTVTLASTDRYRFAVREFLWKPEDPEASAVALVPAKTLLDTAKALTSGDSVILALSGSGAGEGLIGFEGAGRRTTTRLLEGDLPKYRSLFPTEFNSIAVIETAPFVEAVKRVALVAERNTPVRLSFEQGVLILEAGSSDDAQAVERVDAQLEGDDVSIAFNPTFLLDGLSAIDSPVAQLSFTTSTKPALLSGKPAVDAEADEAYKYLIMPVRLSG, encoded by the coding sequence GTGAAGATCCGGGTGGAACGCGACGTACTCGCGGAGGCAGTGGCCTGGGCGGCACGCAGCCTCCCGGCCCGTCCGCCGGCGCCTGTGCTCGCCGGCCTTCTTCTGAAGGCCGAGGAGGGCGCTCTGAGCCTCTCCAGCTTCGACTACGAGGTTTCGGCACGGGTCTCGGTGGACGCCGAGGTCGACGAGGAGGGCACGGTGCTCGTCTCCGGCCGCCTGCTCGCCGACATCTGCCGCGCTCTCCCCAACCGGCCGGTGGAGATTTCCACAGACGGTTCACGGGCGACCGTGGTCTGCGGCTCCTCACGATTCACACTCCACACCCTGCCTGTGGAGGAGTACCCGGCGCTGCCGCAGATGCCGTCGGCGACCGGCACCGTGCCCGGCGAGGTCTTCGCCTCGGCGGCGGCCCAGGTGGCCATCGCGGCCGGCCGCGACGACACCCTGCCCGTCCTGACCGGCGTCCGTATCGAGATCGAGGGCGACACGGTCACCCTCGCCTCCACCGACCGCTATCGCTTCGCGGTCCGTGAGTTCCTGTGGAAGCCGGAGGACCCCGAGGCGTCCGCGGTGGCCCTGGTGCCCGCCAAGACGCTCCTGGACACCGCCAAGGCCCTTACGAGCGGCGACAGCGTGATCCTGGCGCTGTCCGGCTCGGGTGCCGGCGAGGGTCTGATCGGCTTCGAGGGCGCGGGGCGGCGTACGACCACCCGTCTGCTCGAAGGCGACCTCCCGAAGTACCGCTCGCTGTTCCCGACGGAGTTCAATTCGATCGCCGTGATCGAGACCGCCCCCTTCGTGGAGGCCGTCAAGCGTGTGGCCCTGGTCGCCGAGCGGAACACCCCGGTGCGGCTGAGCTTCGAGCAGGGTGTGCTGATCCTGGAGGCCGGTTCCAGCGACGACGCACAGGCTGTGGAGAGGGTCGACGCCCAGCTGGAGGGCGATGACGTCTCGATCGCCTTCAACCCGACTTTCCTGCTCGACGGCCTGAGCGCCATCGACTCGCCGGTCGCCCAGCTCTCCTTCACGACGTCCACGAAGCCCGCGCTGCTCAGCGGCAAGCCCGCCGTGGACGCCGAGGCGGACGAGGCCTACAAGTACCTGATCATGCCGGTGCGCCTCAGCGGCTGA
- the dnaA gene encoding chromosomal replication initiator protein DnaA: MADVPADLAAVWPRVLEQLLGEGRGQGVEAKDEHWIKRCQPLALVADTALLAVPNEFAKGVLEGRLAPIVSETLSRECGRPIRIAITVDDSAGEPSTPTQPRYEEPEPPSGQGQGRDTYDGQAREDRNPYDSQARDERPSYDSQGRDERNGYDAQGRDERNPYDSQRRDGYEGYGRHRADDHRSGRSDQLPGAPGDQLPSGRPDQLPNARPAYPDYQRPEPGAWPRHQDDYGWQQQRLGFPERDPYASPPQDYRPQSMDRPPYEQQRPDYDQQRSDYDQRPDRRDLQEPPSGSGHMHRGGPSLPSSSGAPGPLAAQPAPASGPGEPTARLNPKYLFDTFVIGASNRFAHAAAVAVAEAPAKAYNPLFIYGESGLGKTHLLHAIGHYARSLYPGTRVRYVSSEEFTNEFINSIRDGKGDSFRKRYREMDILLVDDIQFLADKESTQEEFFHTFNTLHNANKQIVLSSDRPPRQLVTLEDRLRNRFEWGLTTDVQPPELETRIAILRKKAVQEQLNAPPEVLEFIASRISRNIRELEGALIRVTAFASLNRQPVDLGLTEVVLKDLIPGGEDSSPEITAPAIMAATADYFGLTVDDLCGSSRSRVLVTARQIAMYLCRELTDLSLPKIGAQFGGRDHTTVMHADRKIRALMAERRSIYNQVTELTNRIKNG, encoded by the coding sequence GTGGCTGACGTACCTGCCGATCTTGCCGCAGTGTGGCCACGAGTACTGGAACAACTTCTCGGTGAGGGCCGTGGTCAGGGCGTCGAGGCGAAGGACGAGCACTGGATCAAGCGCTGCCAGCCTCTCGCGCTGGTCGCGGACACTGCGCTCCTCGCGGTCCCGAACGAGTTTGCGAAGGGCGTACTCGAAGGCCGTCTCGCGCCGATCGTCAGCGAGACCCTGAGCCGCGAGTGCGGCCGCCCGATCCGCATCGCGATCACCGTCGACGACTCCGCCGGCGAACCCTCGACGCCCACCCAGCCCCGGTACGAGGAGCCCGAGCCCCCCTCAGGACAGGGCCAGGGCCGCGACACCTATGACGGCCAGGCACGCGAGGACCGGAACCCGTACGACAGCCAGGCGCGCGACGAGCGACCCTCGTACGACAGCCAGGGCCGTGACGAGCGGAACGGCTACGACGCCCAGGGCCGCGACGAGCGGAACCCCTACGACAGTCAGCGCCGCGACGGATACGAGGGGTACGGCCGCCACCGCGCCGACGACCACAGGTCCGGCCGATCCGACCAGCTCCCCGGGGCCCCCGGCGACCAGCTGCCGTCCGGCCGCCCGGACCAGCTCCCGAACGCCCGCCCCGCCTACCCCGACTACCAGCGCCCCGAGCCGGGCGCCTGGCCGCGGCACCAGGACGACTACGGCTGGCAGCAGCAGCGCCTCGGCTTCCCGGAACGCGACCCGTACGCCTCGCCCCCGCAGGACTACCGGCCGCAGTCCATGGACCGGCCGCCCTACGAGCAGCAGCGCCCGGACTACGACCAGCAGCGCTCCGACTACGACCAGCGCCCCGACCGCCGCGATCTCCAGGAGCCGCCCTCCGGAAGCGGCCACATGCACCGTGGCGGCCCCTCGCTGCCCTCGTCCAGCGGCGCCCCCGGCCCGCTGGCCGCGCAGCCCGCGCCGGCGAGCGGCCCTGGCGAGCCCACCGCACGCCTCAACCCGAAGTACCTCTTCGACACCTTCGTCATCGGTGCCTCGAACCGCTTCGCGCACGCCGCCGCGGTCGCCGTCGCCGAGGCGCCCGCCAAGGCGTACAACCCGCTCTTCATCTACGGGGAGTCCGGCCTCGGCAAGACGCACCTGCTGCACGCGATCGGGCACTACGCCCGCAGCCTCTACCCCGGCACGCGGGTGCGGTACGTGAGCTCCGAGGAGTTCACCAACGAGTTCATCAACTCCATCCGCGACGGCAAGGGCGACAGCTTCCGCAAGCGGTACCGCGAGATGGACATCCTTCTTGTCGACGACATCCAGTTCCTGGCGGACAAGGAGTCGACGCAGGAGGAGTTCTTCCACACCTTCAACACGCTCCACAACGCGAACAAGCAGATCGTGCTCTCCAGTGACCGGCCGCCCAGGCAGCTGGTGACCCTGGAGGACCGACTGCGGAACCGTTTCGAGTGGGGTCTGACCACGGACGTCCAGCCGCCCGAGCTGGAGACCCGTATCGCCATCCTTCGTAAGAAGGCGGTGCAGGAGCAGCTCAACGCCCCGCCGGAGGTCCTGGAGTTCATCGCGTCCCGCATCTCGCGCAACATCCGCGAGCTGGAGGGCGCACTGATCCGGGTGACGGCGTTCGCGTCGCTCAACCGGCAGCCGGTGGACCTCGGTCTGACGGAGGTCGTCCTCAAGGACCTGATCCCCGGCGGCGAGGACTCGTCCCCGGAGATCACCGCGCCGGCCATCATGGCGGCCACCGCCGACTACTTCGGCCTCACGGTGGACGACCTGTGCGGCTCCTCGCGCAGCCGTGTCCTGGTGACGGCACGCCAGATCGCGATGTACCTGTGCCGCGAGCTGACCGACCTCTCCCTGCCGAAGATCGGCGCGCAGTTCGGCGGCCGCGACCACACGACCGTGATGCACGCCGACCGCAAGATCCGCGCGCTGATGGCCGAGCGCCGCTCGATCTACAACCAGGTCACCGAGCTCACGAACCGCATCAAGAACGGCTGA
- the rpmH gene encoding 50S ribosomal protein L34 → MSKRTFQPNNRRRAKTHGFRLRMRTRAGRAILANRRGKGRASLSA, encoded by the coding sequence GTGAGCAAGCGCACCTTCCAGCCGAACAACCGTCGTCGCGCCAAGACCCACGGCTTCCGCCTGCGGATGCGCACCCGTGCCGGCCGCGCGATTCTCGCGAACCGTCGTGGCAAGGGTCGCGCCAGCCTGTCCGCCTGA
- the rnpA gene encoding ribonuclease P protein component: MLPTEHRLRRREDFATAVRRGRRAGRPLLVVHLRSGATDPHAPGESAPPTRAGFVVSKAVGGAVVRNKVKRRLRHLMRDRVALLPPGSLVVVRALPGAGDADHEQLARDLDAALQRLLGGGAR, translated from the coding sequence GTGCTGCCTACCGAGCATCGGCTGAGGCGGCGCGAGGACTTCGCGACCGCGGTACGCCGAGGACGCCGGGCCGGACGCCCGCTCCTCGTCGTCCATCTACGTAGCGGTGCAACGGACCCGCACGCGCCTGGGGAGAGCGCTCCCCCGACGCGTGCGGGTTTCGTCGTGAGCAAAGCCGTGGGTGGGGCCGTCGTACGCAACAAGGTGAAGCGAAGGCTTCGCCATCTGATGCGTGACCGAGTGGCCCTGCTGCCCCCCGGTAGCCTGGTAGTCGTACGAGCGTTGCCCGGTGCGGGTGACGCCGACCATGAACAGCTGGCCCGAGACCTGGATGCCGCCCTTCAGCGGCTGCTGGGAGGGGGCGCGCGATGA
- the yidD gene encoding membrane protein insertion efficiency factor YidD gives MKYPLLALIKLYQWTISPLLGPVCKYYPSCSHYGYQAIDRHGAIKGTALTAWRILRCNPWSLGGVDHVPPRKRPRWHEMLRNAWRARKGGTSAAEPAIEGHGMSDHPSSPAAETPSHAQGA, from the coding sequence ATGAAGTACCCGCTGCTGGCTCTTATCAAGCTGTACCAGTGGACGATCAGCCCGCTGCTGGGGCCGGTGTGCAAGTACTACCCGTCGTGCTCCCACTACGGCTACCAGGCCATCGACCGGCATGGTGCGATCAAGGGAACGGCACTCACCGCCTGGCGCATCCTCCGGTGCAATCCGTGGTCGCTGGGCGGTGTGGACCATGTTCCGCCGCGTAAGCGTCCGCGGTGGCACGAAATGCTGCGCAACGCCTGGCGTGCACGCAAGGGCGGGACCTCCGCCGCCGAACCGGCCATCGAAGGGCACGGTATGTCCGACCACCCCTCGAGCCCGGCCGCCGAGACCCCGTCCCATGCTCAAGGAGCCTGA
- the yidC gene encoding membrane protein insertase YidC yields the protein MDTIASLFSFITTPVSWVIVQFHSVYGKIFGPDTGWAWGLSIVSLVILIRICLIPLFVKQIKSTRAMQTLQPEMKKIQERYKNDKQRQSEEMMKLYKETGTNPLSSCLPILAQSPFFFALYHVLNSIATGKTMGFIDDSLLTSARKAHIFGAPLAAKFTDGADKVASLGATLTDVRVVTAVMIVLMSASQFYTQRQLMTKNVDTTVKTPFMQQQKMLMYVFPVMFAVFGINFPVGVLVYWLTTNLWTMGQQMYVIRNNPTPGSKAQAAYLERLQKHVTHHEKTRGRGEKAIVKAIVAKGRDRNEHERKFINTLTKAGLAAQADGTVVKGVSDAVTEAEDGTPTTTGGASKRQQPKRQSKSQRQSGAAKAAGESEPKTSLTKSDEPQDAKPNAAKPAASGNNPGSGTRSKAQSGQRKGPQRPKSPSKK from the coding sequence GTGGACACGATTGCCAGTCTTTTCAGCTTCATCACGACACCCGTTTCCTGGGTCATCGTCCAGTTCCACTCCGTGTACGGGAAGATCTTCGGTCCCGATACGGGCTGGGCCTGGGGCTTGTCCATCGTGTCCCTGGTGATCCTGATCCGTATCTGCCTCATCCCGCTCTTCGTGAAGCAGATCAAGTCGACGCGGGCGATGCAGACGCTGCAGCCCGAGATGAAGAAGATCCAGGAACGCTACAAGAACGACAAGCAGCGCCAGTCCGAAGAGATGATGAAGCTGTACAAGGAGACGGGTACCAACCCGCTCTCCTCGTGCCTTCCCATCCTGGCGCAGTCGCCGTTCTTCTTTGCTCTGTACCACGTGCTGAACAGCATCGCGACCGGCAAGACGATGGGCTTCATCGACGACTCGCTGCTGACCAGCGCCCGTAAGGCGCACATCTTCGGTGCTCCGCTCGCGGCGAAGTTCACCGACGGCGCCGACAAGGTCGCCTCTCTCGGTGCCACGCTGACCGATGTCCGTGTCGTCACTGCGGTCATGATCGTCCTGATGTCGGCGTCGCAGTTCTACACGCAGCGTCAGCTGATGACGAAGAACGTCGACACCACGGTGAAGACGCCCTTCATGCAGCAGCAGAAGATGCTGATGTACGTCTTCCCGGTCATGTTCGCCGTCTTCGGCATCAACTTCCCGGTCGGTGTCCTCGTCTACTGGCTGACCACCAACCTGTGGACCATGGGCCAGCAGATGTACGTCATCCGCAACAACCCGACCCCGGGCAGCAAGGCACAGGCCGCTTACCTGGAGCGCCTGCAGAAGCACGTCACGCACCACGAGAAGACCCGTGGCCGCGGCGAGAAGGCCATCGTCAAGGCGATCGTCGCCAAGGGCCGTGACCGCAACGAGCACGAGCGCAAGTTCATCAACACCCTGACCAAGGCGGGCCTGGCGGCCCAGGCCGACGGCACCGTGGTGAAGGGCGTGAGCGACGCCGTGACCGAGGCCGAGGACGGCACCCCGACGACCACCGGCGGCGCCTCCAAGCGGCAACAGCCGAAGCGGCAGTCCAAGTCCCAGCGTCAGTCGGGTGCGGCCAAGGCGGCGGGCGAGTCCGAGCCGAAGACCTCGCTGACCAAGTCCGACGAGCCGCAGGACGCCAAGCCGAACGCAGCCAAGCCGGCGGCGAGCGGCAACAACCCCGGCTCCGGTACCCGCAGCAAAGCCCAGTCCGGACAGCGCAAGGGTCCTCAGCGGCCCAAGTCGCCGTCCAAGAAGTAA
- a CDS encoding R3H domain-containing nucleic acid-binding protein: MTEGTTSAAAEGDTLTRLEQEGEIAADYLEGLLDIADLDGDIDMDVEADRAAVSIISEAGGRDLNKLVGRDGEVLEALQELTRLAVHRETGDRSRLMLDIAGYRAKKREELSELGAKAAAEVKSSGEPVKMNPMTPFERKVVHDAVKVAGLRSESEGEEPQRFVVVLPA; this comes from the coding sequence GTGACGGAAGGCACCACCTCCGCTGCCGCCGAGGGCGACACCCTGACCCGCTTGGAGCAGGAGGGCGAGATCGCGGCGGACTACCTCGAGGGTCTGCTCGACATCGCTGACCTCGACGGCGACATCGACATGGACGTCGAGGCCGACCGCGCCGCTGTCTCGATCATCAGCGAAGCCGGCGGCCGCGATCTGAACAAGCTGGTCGGCCGGGACGGCGAGGTGCTGGAGGCCCTGCAGGAGCTCACGCGCCTGGCGGTACACCGGGAGACCGGGGACCGCAGCCGGCTCATGCTGGACATCGCGGGCTACCGCGCGAAGAAGCGTGAGGAGCTCTCCGAGCTGGGCGCCAAGGCCGCGGCCGAGGTCAAGAGCTCCGGCGAGCCCGTGAAGATGAACCCGATGACGCCCTTCGAGCGCAAGGTGGTGCACGACGCCGTCAAGGTCGCGGGCCTGCGCAGTGAGTCCGAGGGCGAGGAGCCGCAGCGCTTCGTCGTCGTGCTTCCCGCCTGA